The Silvibacterium dinghuense DNA window GCGAGAAACTTACCCATCTCCGAGTAGAGGCGACTGACATACGAGGCCAGCGTAAGAATAAGCAGCAGCAGCGCAATGGAGATCACCGTCCAGAGGCTCATCGCGCGCGGCTCCTGGAGTCTTTATGCGTTGCCACTTTCTTCGCGGAGACCTGCTTCGCAACAGCCTTTTTTGCAGGCGCCTTCTTCGCGCTTTTCTTCACAGGTGAAGTGTTTTTCTCCGCAGGCTTCGCTTTACCCAGGGTCCGCAAGATCAGACCTGCTTCCAGCCCTAGCTTCTTGCGCAGGCGCTCTTCCTTGCGCGCCATCTCGCCGTCGTCGACCTCGTGGTCGTATCCGGCCAGGTGCAGCGCACCATGCAGCAGCAGCACTTCCAGCTCGATCACCAGCGCATGCCCGCGCGATTCGGCCTCGCGTGCGGCGGTTTCGACCGAGATCGCCAGATCACCGGCAATGCCCATCGCCTGCCCCATCTCGTCAGCCGGGAAAGAGAGCACGTCCGTCGCCTTGTCCTTCTTGCGATAGTCGCGATTCAGGCGGCGAATCTCCGCATCGCCGGTCAGCAGCACGGAAACTTCGCCCTTCAGGCGCGCCTCGGCCTGCGCGGCGGCCAGAAAGCGCGTGAGCCGCGCCCGCTTGAGCGCGGTCCGCCCGAACTTCTCCTCTATCTCTGGGTCGATGTCGATCATGGTCTGAAATGGCTCATCACGTGCAGACAAAGCAAAAGGAGGGCACTGAGCCCTCCTTTTGAGGATACCCCACAGCAAAACCGTTACTGCGGTTTCGAGGCGCTCGAGCCATCGCCTTCCGGCATGCGCAGCGGCAGCTCCGGCTGCTGACGGCCGAAGTTGTCGTAGGCCTGGATGATGCGCTGCACCAGCTGGTGACGCACCACGTCACCGCTCTCAAAGTGCGTGAAAGCAATGCCGTCCACGCCCTCGAGGATCGACATCGCCTCCACCAGCCCGGATTTGCGCGGATTGGGGAGATCGATCTGCGTAATGTCCCCGGTGATGACGGCCTTGGAATTGTTGCCCAGGCGTGTGAGGAACATCTTCATCTGCTCGCTGGTCGTGTTCTGCGCCTCATCCATGATGACGAAGGCATCGTTCAGCGTGCGTCCGCGCATGAAGGCCAGCGGCGCAACCTCGATGATGTTCTTCTCCAGCATACGGTCCACGCGCTCCGGCTCGAGCAGGTCATAGAGCGCGTCATAGAGCGGACGGAGGTAGGGATCGACCTTCTCCTGCAGGCTGCCGGGCAGGAAACCCAGCTTCTCTCCGGCCTCGACCGCCGGACGCACTAGGATGATGCGGCTGACCTTCTTCGCCAGCAGCGCCGAGGCGGCCATGGCTACGGCAAGGTACGTCTTGCCGGTGCCCGCCGGCCCGATCCCGAAGGCCATGTCGTTCTGCTCGATCGACTCGACGTAGCGCCGCTGGTTGATCGACCGCGGCTGCACCATGCGCTTGATGCCGCCCGCCGCACGCTGCTTGCCGCTCTCCGTGAGCGAGCGCAGCGACACCGCCGGATCGGCGACGACCAGCCGCAGCATGCTGTGCAGCTCCGCGCCCTGGGGGCACTGCCCCGCCTTGCACATGGCCTCGTAGTCGGCAAAGATGCGCTCGACCCGCACGATGTTCTGCGGCGCGCCCTCCACCACCACGGCATCCGATTGGAGATCGATGCGCACATGGAGCATGTCCTCCATGAGCCTGAGGTTTTCATCGCGGGTCCCGAAAAGGGGCTCAAGGTTCGGCGTGATGTCGAGCGCTTTTTTGGTCAAAAGGAGAAATGCCCTCCGGGTTGGGCCGTTGCCGGCGCCGTGGATTTTAGATGGGGATGGGTGCAGAGAGAACCTTCAGCCGGGGAGCAGGCGCGAGTGGCCATGAAACGAAATCGAAGACAGGCCGGACAGGCCTCCTCGCGATCCCGATGCACTCCGCCGCTGTGCCGAAGGGTAACGATGCGCTCAGAGTAGCCCCGTCGGGACGACGAGTCAATGCGCAGGCAGTGAATTTTTCAAGACCGATGTATCCGGATAGAAACAGCGGCGCTACCGCTGCACGGGCTTCGCGCGGCTTTTTACGCCACGACCTCCAGCCCCTTCTTCGCTACCAGCGAAAGCAGCTTCAGCGACGCGCCCTGCGGACGCTTCTCGCCGCGCTCCCATTTACTCACCAGGCTTGGCGTCACGTTCAGATAGGCTGCGAAGACCGCCTGACTCGCCTGTTCCCTATCGCGCAGTGCGCGAATCTGGGCCGGCGTCATCTCCTGGACCGGGGTCAGGCAGAGTGCATCGAACTTCCGCATCGTCTTACGATCCATGCCTCCTACACGGTAGAGATCCGCCGCAGCCTCGTGCACAGCTGCCATGGCATCGCTGCGAAACTTCTTAGGCATTGCCTTCCTCCCCCGAAGGTCCAACTTGCAACAAGGCACCATCCCTCACCCGCTGCGCGATTTCGGCCTCCGTATAGCCAAGTACCACTCGTGCGAGTTCTCGAAAGGCGTCGAGCTCATCCAGACGAATATTTGCCCGGTCCTTCTTCTCGAAACCATAGACGTACACCAGCCTGTCACCCCGCCGGAAGAAGATGATCGATCTGGAGCCGCCAGATTTCCCTTCTCCTGCCCGCGCGATTCGCTGTTTGATGACCCCGCCTCCGAGGTCCGCATCGATCAGCCCCTGCTCGGCTGCCTTTGCTGCCTGCAGTAAATCAGCATCGGATATACGCGCTTTCCGCTGGAAGCGTGCAAACGGCCTGCTCTTATAAACCGCCAGCGGCTGCCGGGGCATCCTGCCCACAGAAATACTCTAGCACTGAGTGCTATGACTGAGTGATTCATTCTGCGGCATCAGCCAAACACTTCCCGGTCCAGAAACGCATTCCGGAACTTGCCGTGTGGATCGAGCTGCGCCGCCAGCGCGCGAAACTCCGCCATCCGCGGATATTGCGCATCGATTTTTTCCGGTGCCAGGGTGAAGACCTTGCCCCAGTGCGGACGCGGCTGGAAGGGTGCGAGTGCCTGCTCGATCTCCGGCAGCACGGCGTGGACAGCCTCGATTTCCGGCTTCCACGTGAAGTGAATGGCGAGCGACGGCCGCCGGTACGCCATGCTCAGCCAGAGGTCATCGGCGGCGACGGTGCGCAGCTCGGTAATGAAGAGGTGCGGCGTGATTTTGTCCTTGAGCTTCTCTACGGCGCGGATTGCCTCGTAGCCATGCTCGCGCGGCACAAAGTACTCCGTCTGGATTTCGTTGCCGCTGGAAGGCGTGAAGGCCATCTTGAAGTGCGGCAGCCGCTCATACCATGGCCCCGGCACGCCGAGCTGCTCGGTGCACGGCGTCGCATCGTGGCCGAGAATGGGATGCACCTTCACCGTGGCCGCCTTCGCGCCGTGGAACTCGTCCTCGAAACGGATCTGGCCACCTTCAACCTTGCGCTTCAGCCATACCTGCGTCGCGCGGTTCTGCTGCCAGTCGGTAAAGAGACTCACGCTGTAAGCCGAGCCGAAGATGGCATCGAGATCGTGCTCCAGGCGATCGAAGCTCAGGTCGAGATAAACCTTCTGCGCCACCTGAAAGCTCGGCACCACATGCACCGTAGTCGAGGCCTGCACGCCGACCGACCCCAGCGCGACGACCATGCCATCGAATCGATTTCCTCCGTCTTTCTCGCGGGAGAACGAGTGAAGCTGGCCGTCGGCGGTGATCAGCTCGAAGCCTTCCACCGCGGAAGACAGGTTCCTGTTTTCATTTCCCGACCCGTGCGTGGCCGTGGCGCAGGCTCCGGCCACCGTCACATGGGGCAGCGAGGCCAGATTGTGGACGGCATAGCCCTTCGCGTCGAGCCAGGGCGCCAGTTTGCCATAGCGGACACCGCCGCCCACGGTCACCGTCTTCGCCGTCTCATTCAGCTCCATCGATTCGAGCTTTTCGAGCGAAATCTGTGCCGCGGTGCTGTCCGCGATGCGGTTGAAGCAGTGCCGCGCGCCCAGC harbors:
- a CDS encoding PhoH family protein codes for the protein MTKKALDITPNLEPLFGTRDENLRLMEDMLHVRIDLQSDAVVVEGAPQNIVRVERIFADYEAMCKAGQCPQGAELHSMLRLVVADPAVSLRSLTESGKQRAAGGIKRMVQPRSINQRRYVESIEQNDMAFGIGPAGTGKTYLAVAMAASALLAKKVSRIILVRPAVEAGEKLGFLPGSLQEKVDPYLRPLYDALYDLLEPERVDRMLEKNIIEVAPLAFMRGRTLNDAFVIMDEAQNTTSEQMKMFLTRLGNNSKAVITGDITQIDLPNPRKSGLVEAMSILEGVDGIAFTHFESGDVVRHQLVQRIIQAYDNFGRQQPELPLRMPEGDGSSASKPQ
- a CDS encoding helix-turn-helix domain-containing protein, with protein sequence MPKKFRSDAMAAVHEAAADLYRVGGMDRKTMRKFDALCLTPVQEMTPAQIRALRDREQASQAVFAAYLNVTPSLVSKWERGEKRPQGASLKLLSLVAKKGLEVVA
- a CDS encoding D-arabinono-1,4-lactone oxidase, with amino-acid sequence MNKREFLKVSGAAAAGTVVSRMLKAEKTLAAHRTNWAGNIEYSTDQLFIPSSVDEARETIRAASKIRALGARHCFNRIADSTAAQISLEKLESMELNETAKTVTVGGGVRYGKLAPWLDAKGYAVHNLASLPHVTVAGACATATHGSGNENRNLSSAVEGFELITADGQLHSFSREKDGGNRFDGMVVALGSVGVQASTTVHVVPSFQVAQKVYLDLSFDRLEHDLDAIFGSAYSVSLFTDWQQNRATQVWLKRKVEGGQIRFEDEFHGAKAATVKVHPILGHDATPCTEQLGVPGPWYERLPHFKMAFTPSSGNEIQTEYFVPREHGYEAIRAVEKLKDKITPHLFITELRTVAADDLWLSMAYRRPSLAIHFTWKPEIEAVHAVLPEIEQALAPFQPRPHWGKVFTLAPEKIDAQYPRMAEFRALAAQLDPHGKFRNAFLDREVFG
- a CDS encoding type II toxin-antitoxin system RelE/ParE family toxin → MPRQPLAVYKSRPFARFQRKARISDADLLQAAKAAEQGLIDADLGGGVIKQRIARAGEGKSGGSRSIIFFRRGDRLVYVYGFEKKDRANIRLDELDAFRELARVVLGYTEAEIAQRVRDGALLQVGPSGEEGNA
- the ybeY gene encoding rRNA maturation RNase YbeY is translated as MIDIDPEIEEKFGRTALKRARLTRFLAAAQAEARLKGEVSVLLTGDAEIRRLNRDYRKKDKATDVLSFPADEMGQAMGIAGDLAISVETAAREAESRGHALVIELEVLLLHGALHLAGYDHEVDDGEMARKEERLRKKLGLEAGLILRTLGKAKPAEKNTSPVKKSAKKAPAKKAVAKQVSAKKVATHKDSRSRAR